TGTTTCTCTTAAAAGctcttttaaattcaaaaagCTCTTTCTATATTTCATCCAAACACACCTAAAAGTAACTTTAAGATTTCAAAAACTCTTTCAAAGTCATGCCAAACAGAGCTTTAGtaattaatttcttttatttctcccAGAATAAGTAAACCTAGTTGGTGGGCCCTTATTCCTATCAAAGAATTGGAGGAATCTTCTATTTCTGAACGATATGTACAACCTAATATTTATATCATAAACTATACAATATTAGGAAATATAAATCCCTGAATCTAAGGAGTAACcgcaaaaaaaataaatagcaaAATAAATGAGGAAAAAATCCTCCACTAAACTAGGGAAGCTAACAGAGAGTTTGTGTAACTGATCTCTataaaatacaattattaataatattttatactaATTTTAGCATATTTCCACATTAACTGAGTGATGATCACTGTAAATTAGCTTTTAAATGCTATGTTCCTTTACCATCCATCATGAGGATTTCGATGACATTTTACTGGAGTTGTTTCCTTGATAGAATAATCTTGAGTAGAAATTATATATCACAGAATAGAACACAAGTACTGAAATCCCTCTTATTGAAAAAATGAACACAACAGATACACCTAGCTTTCGAGAGGCTAGACTCTCCAAAAACAACCTTTCGAGAGGGCTATTCTCTCCCTAAGTACAATCACTTCTATTTCCAAGCTACTTCTAAAATGAATCCCTCCCCTATTTAAAGGTACTGGACAGATTGAAACTTAGTTGCCAGCTAGGATTAATACAAATCAGCCCTCTTAAAACATAACAGCCAACTAGATAAAACAATAAACTAATTACagctactgttaaatataaaacagCCCTATTTATAGTTGTTTCGTGGCCTCCTAGAATATACTAAATTAATTGGAGGCTTATCATTCCTCCATAGCAAACCAATATTTATATTGCCCGTGGGATTATTatgtattaaaatattaatttgctGATGATATGTATTCATTGAAGAAAGATTGTCAGAGTTGGAATCATATCTAATTATTTTAGGTTATTTTACTCCCAAATTTTAAAGTTGCATATAAATGAGTGATGTACTTCAACTGTTAATTCCATCAATGCATTTGCTACAAACAGGTTTGCAGGAGACTTGGGATTGACAACAAAAAGAACCATGATCGACTTGTTAGTATGTTCTCCAGATTTGGAATGGACTTGCAAGCAGAAAATCATAAAAAATGTATAGTATATCGAGTTTGGTCACCTGGGAGACGCAATCTTCAATCTTCTAATGCATTTCCTAGTGAACCAAATTTATCAAATATGGTCAATGACAATAGATTGTCTAATGTAGATATTGTCAATTTAGATACCCCTGATAGGTCTACTGAGAAATATTCAGAATATGGGCCTTTAGTTTTGACAGGGTGTATTTCTAGCCCTGAAAAAGTGAGAAGTACTGATGTTTCTAGGGGCTCCCCTCAGGATGCCACTGAATCTAATCTTCTTTGTAATAATTCTCAAGAGATACTCACTGAGTCGAAAGATACTTTTTCTAACACTGGACTTGATTTGGTGAGCACGGAAATGGAAACAAGTTTAGCTTCATCTGAAACTTCCATTGCATTGAAGCCGCTCGATTCAGAATCAAATCGGAGATATCCATGTCTATTGACTGTGGAGAATGCGCGGAGGGAGAAAATCATACTTGAACGGTTACAGGTTTCtacatcgaactgaaatttttcacttgaaaataactatttttctttatCCAATATTCTttgtttataaaattaatatatatatatataaatatataaatatgtatacatTTGTTTTCTTATCCAGAATGAGAAGTTCATCATAATAGGTGAGCTTCGTAAGTGGATAAGGAGCCTTGAAAAAGATAAATGCACCACAACAGATCCCAAAACTATTGATCGTCTTTTAAACAAACTCCAACAAGAAGGGCACTGCAAGTGCATAAAAATCAATGTTCCTGTTATCACAAATTGTGGCAGTAGCCGCATTACTCAGGTGGTCTTGCACCCGGATGTTCAAAGCTTGTCTCCTGAACTAGTGTCTAAAATTCATGATCAATTGAGATCCTTTGAGATTCAAAGTCGTGGCCAGTGCTCTTCTCGATTGAAGAACAGTGGATCTGTTCCTGTATTGAATGATGTCCAAAGGACTCAAAACCTTGCCAGTTCAGGTACCAGAGCCACTAGATCAGAAGCCATGCGTGCTAATGGTTTCATTTTGGCAAAAATGATTCGTGCAAAGTTGCTTCATTGTTTTTTGTGGGATCACCTTTATGGATCTCAAGGTTCCAATGATGTTTTATTATCTGAAAAAAATGCGTACCAGCTCCACAATCCTTACAGCTGCAGCAAATTGTTTTCTCTTGAAGCAACAACTAAGGCCATTCCCATTGAGCTTTTTTTACAAGTTGTAGGATCGACTCAAAACTTCGAAAATATGATTGAGAAGTGCAGGAGAGGGTTGTGTCTCTCAGATCTTTCTACTCAGGAGTACAAGTCTTTGATGGATTCTCGTTCAACTGAAAGGCTTTCATCGGTCATTGATATCTTGCGAAGGTTAAAGGTATGGTTGGTTGGTTACAACATAGGTTTTTCGTCCAAGTATAATCCATCATTCATAATGTTCTTGAATGTTTTCTTAGTTTATCCATAttgtatataaattataatatctGTACACTTTATGAGGTCCTTTTTTTCTGTGATTTTATTAGGACCAAGGCTATTGGGGGAGATTCTTCTTGTCCCACTTATTTATGCATCCTTGAAATTATATTGTTTaggttttatgttttatattccACTATCTTGCTTAATACTAACTGTTAATGTAGTTGATTCGATTACTAAGTGAGGAACATCCAGAAGATGGATCCCAAGTTTTGCAAGCAACATTAATTCATGCGTTGGAGCTTAAGCCTTACATTGAAG
This genomic interval from Humulus lupulus chromosome 8, drHumLupu1.1, whole genome shotgun sequence contains the following:
- the LOC133794533 gene encoding uncharacterized protein LOC133794533 isoform X5 codes for the protein MDSIISTALEEICSHGEAGVTLTTLWSSLNPSLSASNLDLSSGLKQALWTGLLSVPSLQFHAHSATYSSSDPSIQTFEAAETINLKLVAQENLRDNFLGLYNVHSSNASISLPQRRTLQRLAVARKNGITQNQLAKEFGIKGKNLFYVLRSLECQGLIVRQSAVVKTKEACDEGEARSIPSVTTNLVYLSRYAKHLGSQQKFEIIKEEPSTESFDNVKGRAVRRDDVEGREDVVVKDYLPAMKAVCNKLEKATGKVLVVSDIKKEFGYIGATTGHREWRKICSRLIDGHIVEEFDAKVNGKVERCLRLLKNFSPESLDLKTLGCVDDDFEEEQVKFGKKCQVSDQLVELPIEHQIYDMIDAAGSQGLTVMEVCRRLGIDNKKNHDRLVSMFSRFGMDLQAENHKKCIVYRVWSPGRRNLQSSNAFPSEPNLSNMVNDNRLSNVDIVNLDTPDRSTEKYSEYGPLVLTGCISSPEKVRSTDVSRGSPQDATESNLLCNNSQEILTESKDTFSNTGLDLVSTEMETSLASSETSIALKPLDSESNRRYPCLLTVENARREKIILERLQNEKFIIIGELRKWIRSLEKDKCTTTDPKTIDRLLNKLQQEGHCKCIKINVPVITNCGSSRITQVVLHPDVQSLSPELVSKIHDQLRSFEIQSRGQCSSRLKNSGSVPVLNDVQRTQNLASSGTRATRSEAMRANGFILAKMIRAKLLHCFLWDHLYGSQGSNDVLLSEKNAYQLHNPYSCSKLFSLEATTKAIPIELFLQVVGSTQNFENMIEKCRRGLCLSDLSTQEYKSLMDSRSTERLSSVIDILRRLKLIRLLSEEHPEDGSQVLQATLIHALELKPYIEEPISKDMITLSFRPFDLRPRIRHDFVLSNRKAVDEYWKTLEYCYAAADPRAALHAFPGSAVNEGQLFTIRETIKKF